The following coding sequences lie in one Myxococcus xanthus genomic window:
- a CDS encoding carboxypeptidase-like regulatory domain-containing protein, whose amino-acid sequence MSHTPRPLVLACLACVLLCLSGCGDMDMGPDIPAGPFPQGTYCSVDQDCPDPSLFFCDSATSRCEPACLTREDCGVARRGPHALAACDEVGGAGCQCDMNRCVPVVCAADTDCDSGTVCRDGACGSPPSESRAAACEVTPDVVVGTPGMTVDFRVWVRESTGAPLVLRDGVAWEVLSPSVVGGGDGHQASVVLGEPASEHLALAVRVGNVSCHARVTVLPAEVAPGGVRVLVVDALTGRPVPLAVVAVSDNDGGLGATMVTNADGAAWVPAEGEVALSAFHPDYGYLTLARHDASQFRDVRMALRRNPLDRFGGVKGPFPTLTETFSTAVSLRVGLMGLSVPGLPSDLAPESFLGPEHEVALPLGTGQDRLSLPSGSALWLTGSTAPDVAAPGVAGVCDGSLPGVLDAELAIRTGACGTRTAWALTGALPLKELPLNLMAPGTDPLLQLGQLLPGSTRFFSALSRDARFTLAPTPGILTGEPDTRAAEYAQALPFERDTPGVRLSFPFAVRVPPLPQYRGSHLARAYVLATVAVPGRGMVPLGLGAAANVAPADPNTDADARLGRPGLVPVRMAPTHRGLEGLPYRLVVSATSGDQAEDGTVATSTLVANLPRPKFDPDGVQPVDAGLSFLSLPESVRYNFDGDAHGELVGREFQAQVDGRASVVRAEFTNRAGRRWTVLMDPDDTGDGVVVPRPPLGFEDRTLDGLLQETRAKLQVEALRVRGLDRRVGQGPSRLAAAEGLGAERLADLTDAVATLSLGRPEVTWRHPEADGQRLARGSAVRVSVSGFRLGTGSGGEGQVRVSLRGGSGCNDQVLFASAPVAPGRGEVELQLPARCSGLGVSLVATLVDLKGDPLRPLVTATRQVDIP is encoded by the coding sequence ATGAGTCACACCCCCCGCCCCCTCGTGCTGGCTTGCCTGGCCTGTGTCCTGCTGTGCCTGAGCGGCTGCGGCGACATGGACATGGGGCCTGACATCCCCGCGGGTCCGTTCCCACAGGGGACGTACTGCTCCGTCGATCAGGACTGCCCCGACCCCTCGCTCTTCTTCTGTGACTCGGCCACCTCGCGCTGCGAGCCCGCCTGCCTGACGCGCGAGGATTGCGGCGTGGCGCGGCGGGGCCCTCATGCACTGGCCGCGTGTGACGAGGTAGGCGGCGCCGGCTGCCAATGCGACATGAACCGGTGCGTGCCCGTGGTCTGTGCCGCCGACACGGACTGTGACTCAGGCACGGTGTGCCGAGACGGAGCGTGTGGCTCGCCGCCGTCCGAATCCCGTGCGGCCGCGTGCGAGGTGACGCCGGACGTCGTCGTGGGCACCCCGGGCATGACGGTGGACTTCCGCGTGTGGGTGCGCGAATCGACGGGCGCTCCGTTGGTGCTGCGCGATGGCGTGGCGTGGGAGGTGCTGTCTCCCTCCGTGGTCGGAGGCGGGGACGGCCACCAGGCCTCTGTCGTGCTGGGCGAGCCCGCCTCGGAGCACCTGGCGCTGGCGGTCCGAGTGGGCAACGTCTCCTGCCATGCGCGCGTCACCGTGCTGCCCGCCGAAGTGGCCCCAGGTGGGGTGCGCGTGCTGGTGGTGGATGCGCTGACCGGGCGCCCGGTGCCGCTGGCCGTCGTCGCGGTGTCCGACAATGACGGCGGCCTGGGAGCGACCATGGTGACGAACGCCGACGGAGCCGCCTGGGTGCCCGCGGAAGGTGAGGTGGCGCTCTCTGCCTTCCACCCCGACTACGGCTACCTGACGCTGGCGCGCCACGACGCGAGCCAGTTCCGCGACGTGCGGATGGCCCTGCGTCGCAACCCCTTGGACCGCTTCGGTGGCGTGAAGGGCCCATTCCCCACGTTGACGGAGACCTTCTCGACGGCGGTCTCGCTGCGCGTGGGGCTGATGGGCTTGTCCGTGCCGGGGCTCCCCTCCGACCTGGCTCCCGAGTCCTTCCTGGGCCCGGAGCACGAGGTGGCGCTCCCCTTGGGCACGGGCCAGGACCGTCTGTCGCTGCCGTCGGGCAGCGCACTGTGGTTGACGGGCAGCACCGCGCCAGACGTCGCGGCCCCGGGCGTGGCGGGTGTGTGTGACGGCTCGCTACCGGGTGTGCTGGATGCGGAGCTGGCCATTCGCACGGGCGCGTGTGGGACGCGGACGGCCTGGGCGCTGACGGGCGCGCTCCCCCTGAAGGAACTCCCCCTCAACCTCATGGCGCCGGGGACGGATCCGCTGCTGCAACTGGGGCAGCTGTTGCCCGGCTCGACGCGCTTCTTCTCGGCGCTGTCACGTGACGCCCGCTTCACCCTGGCGCCCACGCCCGGCATCCTCACCGGCGAGCCGGACACCCGTGCGGCGGAGTACGCGCAGGCGCTGCCTTTCGAGCGGGACACGCCGGGTGTGCGGCTGTCGTTCCCCTTCGCCGTGCGTGTGCCGCCGCTGCCTCAGTACCGGGGTTCGCACCTGGCCCGCGCCTATGTGCTGGCCACCGTGGCGGTCCCCGGCCGGGGCATGGTTCCGCTGGGGCTGGGCGCAGCGGCCAACGTGGCGCCGGCCGATCCGAACACGGACGCCGATGCGCGGCTGGGCCGGCCCGGGCTGGTGCCCGTGCGCATGGCGCCCACGCACCGGGGCCTGGAGGGACTGCCGTACCGGCTGGTGGTGTCGGCCACGTCAGGTGACCAGGCCGAGGACGGCACGGTGGCGACCAGCACGCTCGTGGCGAACCTGCCCAGGCCGAAGTTCGACCCGGATGGCGTGCAGCCCGTGGACGCGGGGCTGAGCTTCCTCTCCCTCCCGGAATCCGTTCGCTACAACTTCGACGGGGACGCCCACGGCGAGCTCGTCGGCCGCGAGTTCCAGGCCCAGGTGGACGGACGGGCCAGCGTGGTGCGCGCCGAGTTCACCAACCGCGCCGGCCGCCGCTGGACGGTGCTGATGGACCCGGACGATACGGGCGACGGCGTCGTCGTTCCCCGGCCGCCGCTGGGGTTCGAGGACCGCACCCTCGACGGCTTGCTGCAGGAAACGCGGGCGAAGCTCCAGGTGGAGGCGCTGCGCGTGCGGGGCCTGGACCGGCGCGTGGGGCAGGGCCCGTCCCGCCTGGCGGCCGCGGAGGGCCTGGGCGCGGAGCGGCTCGCGGACCTGACGGATGCCGTCGCCACGCTGAGTCTGGGCCGGCCGGAGGTGACGTGGCGCCATCCGGAAGCGGACGGGCAGCGGCTGGCCCGAGGCAGCGCGGTGCGGGTGAGCGTCTCCGGCTTCCGGCTGGGCACGGGTTCCGGGGGCGAAGGTCAGGTGCGCGTCAGCCTGCGGGGCGGCTCGGGCTGCAATGACCAGGTGCTGTTCGCCTCCGCCCCCGTTGCACCGGGACGCGGCGAGGTGGAGCTTCAGCTCCCGGCGAGGTGCTCGGGGCTGGGGGTGTCGCTGGTGGCCACCCTGGTGGACCTGAAGGGTGACCCCCTGCGTCCGCTCGTCACCGCGACCCGGCAGGTCGACATTCCCTGA
- a CDS encoding GGDEF domain-containing protein — MQKETVVTVISKISDRPVNLDAALVVIYGLDLGRKFDLTSEETLIGRSSKADIQIDQESVSRNHASITNSREGVRIRDLGSTNGTFINDELAEGVRELRNGDLVKIGRTIFKYIAGGNIEAAYHDEIYRLTTMDGLTQIYNRRYFDEQLDREISRSRRYERMLSLVLLDIDHFKAVNDKYGHLAGDSVLKQLASTVRTKIRREDVFARYGGEEFAILLPEVSLSGTRQLAEKVRRLVEKQRFEFDRQVIPVTVSVGLAVLEPHHRESGELVRDADEKLFDAKTSGRNRVVG, encoded by the coding sequence GTGCAGAAGGAGACGGTCGTCACGGTCATCTCGAAGATCTCCGACCGGCCGGTCAACCTCGACGCGGCGCTGGTGGTGATCTACGGCTTGGACCTGGGGCGCAAGTTCGACCTCACGTCCGAGGAGACGCTCATCGGGCGCTCGTCCAAGGCGGACATCCAGATCGACCAGGAGTCGGTCAGCCGCAACCACGCGAGCATCACCAATTCGCGAGAGGGCGTGCGCATCCGCGACCTGGGCTCCACCAACGGCACGTTCATCAACGACGAGCTGGCGGAGGGTGTGCGTGAGCTGCGCAACGGCGACCTGGTGAAGATTGGCCGCACCATCTTCAAGTACATCGCCGGTGGCAACATCGAGGCCGCGTATCACGACGAAATCTACCGGCTGACCACGATGGACGGCCTCACGCAGATCTACAACCGGCGCTACTTCGACGAGCAGCTGGACCGGGAGATTTCGCGGAGCCGCCGCTACGAGCGGATGCTGTCGCTGGTGCTGCTGGACATCGACCACTTCAAGGCCGTGAACGACAAGTACGGGCACCTGGCGGGGGACTCGGTGCTCAAGCAGCTCGCATCCACGGTGCGCACGAAAATCCGCCGTGAGGACGTGTTCGCGCGTTACGGCGGCGAGGAGTTCGCCATCCTGCTGCCGGAGGTGTCGCTGTCCGGCACGCGTCAGCTCGCGGAGAAGGTGCGCCGGCTGGTGGAGAAGCAGCGCTTCGAGTTCGACCGGCAGGTGATTCCCGTCACGGTGTCGGTGGGCCTCGCGGTGCTGGAGCCGCACCACCGCGAGTCGGGGGAGCTGGTGCGCGACGCCGACGAGAAGCTCTTCGATGCGAAGACGTCCGGCCGCAACCGCGTGGTGGGCTGA
- a CDS encoding CAP domain-containing protein has product MMALLALSAFLAAAPPTSAGMERSAAQHVSREFERVGRRVPVEDPKLTTAARRLAHEALTEYTTGAPGLFTLTSAVSDAGAADPSPRALVIRAWVPRHAIETFLDRDDFNSERTSHFGVGVSVLGERAALVLLLVDRKAELQDFPRLIANGKRSAMTLCGVLVPPLRRAEVYVTQPNGGVSLMPVQNRGAGGGFCSRLAFATPGTYTVEVVGRADGGPEVAALFLVDQGEPRKHAASEDTAEPTTLEDARRAVYERINALRRAHALPELSPDAELEQVAQDYSARMSKEGFFAHIAPDGSTLTKRLPAGARYVRAGENLGLAPGPLAAHFGIEHSPGHRRNVLDPGFRFMGVGVAFHTVNGRKEAILTEVFTVAPPASPELADPRQEAYDALSRLRATRKLPPLSRNAALETLAHAHAKRALELDQPSAQPGEAPVHDRVFELLPDAGTASVDFFVVSDPTAIPESRSMADATNNRVGVGVVRGDSRRFGTNQYWVAVIYAAVP; this is encoded by the coding sequence ATGATGGCCCTGCTGGCGCTCAGCGCCTTCCTGGCCGCCGCACCGCCGACATCGGCCGGAATGGAACGCAGCGCCGCCCAGCACGTGAGCCGCGAATTCGAGCGCGTGGGACGGCGCGTCCCGGTGGAGGACCCGAAGCTGACCACCGCCGCGCGGCGGCTGGCACACGAGGCCCTCACCGAATACACCACCGGCGCGCCGGGCCTCTTCACCCTCACCTCCGCCGTCAGTGACGCGGGCGCGGCGGACCCCTCCCCGCGCGCGCTGGTCATCCGGGCGTGGGTGCCACGGCACGCCATCGAGACCTTCCTCGACCGCGACGACTTCAACAGCGAGCGCACCTCGCACTTCGGCGTGGGCGTGTCCGTCCTCGGCGAGCGCGCGGCGCTCGTCCTGCTGCTGGTGGACCGCAAGGCGGAGCTCCAGGACTTCCCGCGCCTCATCGCCAACGGCAAGCGCTCGGCCATGACGCTCTGCGGCGTCCTGGTCCCACCGCTGCGGCGGGCAGAGGTGTACGTCACCCAGCCGAACGGCGGGGTGAGCCTCATGCCCGTCCAGAACCGGGGTGCGGGGGGCGGCTTCTGCAGCCGGCTCGCCTTCGCCACGCCGGGTACGTACACCGTGGAGGTGGTGGGACGCGCGGACGGCGGGCCGGAGGTGGCGGCGCTCTTCTTGGTGGACCAGGGTGAACCCCGCAAGCACGCCGCCAGTGAGGACACCGCCGAGCCCACCACGCTGGAGGACGCCCGCCGGGCCGTCTACGAGCGCATCAACGCCCTCCGGCGCGCCCACGCGTTGCCCGAACTGTCCCCCGACGCCGAGCTGGAACAGGTGGCCCAGGACTACAGCGCGCGCATGTCGAAGGAGGGCTTCTTCGCCCACATCGCTCCGGACGGCTCCACGCTGACGAAGCGCCTGCCGGCGGGCGCACGCTACGTGCGCGCGGGAGAGAACCTGGGCCTGGCCCCGGGGCCGTTGGCGGCCCACTTCGGCATCGAGCACAGCCCTGGCCACCGCCGTAACGTGCTGGATCCGGGCTTTCGCTTCATGGGCGTGGGCGTGGCGTTCCACACGGTGAACGGGCGCAAGGAGGCCATCCTCACGGAGGTCTTCACCGTCGCCCCGCCCGCGTCGCCGGAGCTGGCGGACCCGCGGCAGGAGGCCTACGACGCCCTGAGCCGGCTGCGAGCGACCCGCAAGCTGCCGCCCCTGTCGCGCAACGCCGCGCTTGAAACACTGGCACACGCCCACGCCAAGCGCGCGCTGGAGCTGGACCAGCCCTCGGCCCAGCCCGGTGAAGCCCCGGTGCACGACCGCGTCTTCGAGCTGCTGCCCGACGCGGGAACGGCGTCCGTGGACTTCTTCGTGGTGTCGGACCCCACGGCGATTCCGGAGTCCCGCAGCATGGCCGACGCCACGAACAACCGCGTGGGCGTAGGCGTGGTGCGGGGAGACTCCCGCCGCTTCGGTACGAATCAATACTGGGTGGCCGTCATCTACGCGGCCGTCCCCTGA
- a CDS encoding lysophospholipid acyltransferase family protein yields MAKGVLGNDPFKRGAASRPTEGSTPGGEEKAAAAETVTKKPETDGTASAKAGGKAAAAKSRKHEGKKTSGKAKGGKKGAAAAARPPAQASGTRVPAPPQAPMTSAHDAEDAVLPLREPAVSTPLTLDSRASGPVNDAGAPTSKQRDVDLALAEALAADVAEATATAAVDAALGAEPGPDAEVERLMATEFATELAEAAVEEALEQGAAARSPEQEQELAAAVAAQVADSAARAAIDEVRARHATPDAPVVTRWERETSVRVVVTEEADTSAVEPEVELPDATRDEFPPGRRGPLSLVPPPATNAGESSYRESFAPESGRGEPEGIRPLAERAVAALSLARDIAGQALASESLARAMLAMGGLKDMLRAGLGTGGGANLDEYGKDPSLVERLEPVLEFLYSQYWRVSVQGVDHVPPGAAILVANHSGALPYDGLVMSMALARERPDLREPRWLVEDQVFHAPMVGTLFNRLGAVRACPENALRLLDEHRPLVVFPEGYQALSKPFGERYRLKRFGRGGFVKLALRTGAPIVPVAIVGAEETSPLLGRIPASFLGLPYVPLTPLGPLPLPAKWSIRFGEPIGVEDLAPEAADDLGEVQRLTERTREAIQSMLQSLLRERRSVFAG; encoded by the coding sequence ATGGCCAAGGGCGTCCTTGGGAACGATCCCTTCAAGCGCGGCGCCGCGTCGCGCCCCACCGAGGGCTCCACGCCGGGTGGCGAGGAAAAGGCCGCCGCCGCGGAGACGGTGACGAAGAAGCCGGAGACGGACGGGACGGCGTCCGCGAAGGCCGGTGGCAAGGCGGCTGCCGCGAAGTCGCGCAAGCACGAGGGCAAGAAGACGTCCGGGAAGGCCAAGGGAGGCAAGAAGGGCGCCGCCGCGGCTGCCCGGCCTCCGGCGCAGGCATCGGGGACGCGGGTCCCCGCGCCGCCGCAGGCCCCCATGACTTCTGCCCACGACGCGGAAGACGCCGTGCTTCCCCTGCGCGAGCCCGCGGTGTCCACGCCGCTCACGCTGGACTCACGAGCCTCCGGCCCGGTGAACGATGCCGGTGCCCCCACGTCGAAGCAGCGCGACGTGGACCTTGCCTTGGCGGAAGCCCTGGCCGCCGACGTGGCCGAAGCCACCGCCACCGCCGCGGTGGACGCGGCGCTGGGCGCGGAGCCCGGCCCCGACGCCGAGGTCGAGCGGCTCATGGCCACGGAGTTTGCGACCGAGCTGGCCGAAGCCGCGGTGGAGGAAGCGCTGGAGCAGGGCGCTGCTGCCCGGTCTCCGGAACAAGAGCAGGAGCTCGCCGCCGCCGTGGCCGCGCAGGTCGCGGACAGCGCCGCGCGGGCCGCCATCGACGAAGTGCGCGCCCGCCACGCCACACCGGATGCTCCGGTCGTCACCCGGTGGGAGCGGGAGACGTCGGTCCGCGTCGTGGTGACGGAAGAGGCGGACACGTCCGCGGTGGAGCCGGAAGTAGAGCTTCCGGATGCCACGCGCGACGAGTTCCCTCCCGGCCGCAGGGGCCCGCTGTCGCTGGTGCCTCCACCCGCCACGAACGCGGGTGAGTCATCCTATCGGGAGTCCTTCGCTCCGGAGTCCGGACGGGGTGAGCCCGAGGGTATCCGTCCCCTGGCGGAGCGCGCCGTGGCGGCCCTGTCCCTGGCGCGTGATATCGCTGGGCAGGCCCTGGCGAGCGAGAGTCTGGCCCGGGCGATGCTCGCGATGGGCGGTCTGAAGGACATGCTCCGCGCCGGCCTGGGCACGGGCGGTGGCGCGAACCTGGACGAGTACGGCAAGGACCCATCGCTCGTCGAGCGGCTGGAGCCCGTGCTCGAGTTCCTCTATTCGCAGTACTGGCGCGTGTCCGTGCAGGGCGTGGACCACGTGCCGCCGGGCGCGGCCATCCTGGTGGCCAACCATTCGGGCGCCCTGCCCTACGACGGGCTCGTCATGTCCATGGCCCTCGCGCGTGAGCGCCCGGACCTGCGCGAGCCCCGCTGGCTGGTGGAGGACCAGGTCTTCCACGCGCCGATGGTCGGCACCCTCTTCAACCGACTCGGCGCCGTGCGGGCCTGCCCGGAGAACGCGCTGCGGCTCCTGGACGAGCATCGTCCGCTGGTCGTCTTCCCCGAAGGCTACCAGGCCCTCAGCAAGCCCTTCGGTGAGCGTTACCGGCTGAAGCGCTTCGGCCGCGGCGGCTTCGTGAAGCTGGCGCTGCGCACCGGCGCGCCCATCGTCCCGGTGGCCATCGTGGGCGCGGAGGAGACGTCGCCGCTGCTGGGCCGCATCCCCGCCTCCTTCCTGGGACTGCCCTACGTGCCCCTCACTCCGCTGGGCCCCCTGCCCCTGCCGGCCAAGTGGAGCATCCGTTTCGGCGAACCCATTGGCGTCGAGGACCTCGCGCCCGAGGCGGCGGACGACCTGGGCGAAGTCCAGCGCCTCACCGAGCGCACCCGCGAGGCCATCCAGAGCATGCTCCAGTCGCTGCTGCGCGAGCGCCGCTCCGTCTTCGCGGGCTGA
- a CDS encoding DUF721 domain-containing protein: MARSEPKSLESLLPRVLARLAGESGKGHALAPVWAAVVGPHLARHTTPQALHGTTLVVAVTGAQWAQSLESEAASLCEQLNARLGPGTVKALSFTFQVARR; encoded by the coding sequence ATGGCCCGGAGTGAACCCAAGTCCCTGGAAAGTCTCCTTCCCCGCGTCCTGGCACGGCTGGCGGGAGAGTCCGGCAAGGGCCACGCGTTGGCGCCCGTGTGGGCGGCGGTGGTCGGTCCGCACCTCGCACGCCACACCACCCCCCAGGCCCTGCACGGAACCACCCTGGTGGTGGCGGTGACGGGCGCCCAGTGGGCCCAGTCGCTGGAGTCCGAAGCGGCCTCGCTGTGCGAGCAGCTCAACGCGCGGCTCGGCCCAGGCACGGTGAAGGCCCTCTCCTTCACGTTCCAGGTGGCGCGACGATGA
- a CDS encoding SDR family oxidoreductase: MDVSRPGKGRLRIAVTGASGDYGRLLLSRLDQDPDVESILVLDVVRPEGDKVEFHRVDLTRYDAESELTDALTERPVDALYHLAFLFGPIRNGSLAHELEVIGTMNVLTAAGRSRLPRLVVPSLTAVYGARGNNPAMLREDSALQGCPHSRFVTDKVEVEGQVRAFRERHPDMRVLVLRFAPVLGPSVDNPATRFLKNPVVPTLMGFDPLWQGLHEDDAARALHLALRADASGEFNIVGRGVMPISGLIQQAGARPLPLPGPLFRAGLHTLDAVGAGTLPVALLDYIHYSWVADGERAESALGFIPLHHVKDAAAALKRS; encoded by the coding sequence ATGGACGTGTCACGACCAGGCAAGGGGCGGCTGCGCATCGCGGTGACCGGCGCGAGCGGCGACTACGGGCGGCTCCTGCTGTCTCGGCTGGACCAGGATCCCGACGTGGAGAGCATCCTCGTGCTCGACGTCGTCCGGCCAGAGGGCGACAAGGTGGAATTCCACCGCGTGGACCTCACCCGGTACGACGCCGAGAGCGAGCTCACCGACGCGCTCACCGAGCGCCCCGTGGACGCGCTCTATCACCTGGCGTTCCTGTTTGGTCCCATCCGCAACGGCTCCCTGGCGCACGAGCTGGAAGTCATCGGCACCATGAACGTGCTGACGGCAGCGGGCCGCTCGCGGCTGCCCCGGCTGGTGGTGCCCTCCTTGACGGCTGTCTACGGCGCGCGTGGAAACAACCCCGCAATGCTGCGCGAGGACTCGGCGCTCCAGGGTTGCCCGCACAGCCGCTTCGTCACCGACAAGGTGGAGGTGGAAGGCCAGGTGCGCGCCTTCCGGGAGCGGCATCCGGACATGCGCGTGCTGGTGCTGCGCTTCGCGCCGGTGCTCGGGCCCTCGGTGGACAACCCGGCCACGCGCTTCTTGAAGAATCCAGTGGTGCCCACGCTGATGGGCTTCGATCCGCTCTGGCAGGGGCTGCACGAAGACGACGCCGCTCGTGCCTTGCACCTGGCCTTGCGCGCGGACGCGTCCGGTGAGTTCAACATCGTGGGCCGAGGGGTGATGCCAATCTCCGGCCTCATCCAGCAGGCGGGCGCGCGGCCGCTCCCTCTGCCAGGGCCCTTGTTTCGGGCCGGCCTGCATACGTTGGACGCCGTGGGCGCGGGCACGTTGCCCGTGGCCCTGCTCGACTACATCCATTACTCATGGGTCGCGGACGGCGAGCGCGCCGAGTCCGCACTCGGTTTCATCCCCCTCCACCATGTCAAAGACGCCGCTGCGGCGCTGAAGAGGAGCTAG
- a CDS encoding transglycosylase SLT domain-containing protein, with amino-acid sequence MSWSGWVAGVVAGMSLGQSPTALEAVRLHKPDAAALARAELTACAAKKCDDAGRLALLAGTLALSDGQAGEARELLAAWPAPPLLAPYHAFYLGQARFYAGDAAGAADDFARVLESKAPVELAARARARLGESLLKAGKPQDAAQVLEAAAKASPTVELLYQRALARGGSGNRAGQRADMMTVALRFPTHPYGDEAMAWLTEGSTPPVKLGYTERTTRADRFLDAGATKRGLDELATLDQEKLDKAQAAQVALLRAKAWIALGRTEDAEKALALARKGPAAVAAQADLLVARRALRSDDNAKARTLMAALDKKYPSQPAGDEGAFFAGWLDLQAGRFADAVQAFTAFETRYPRSRRRDEGMWFRALAHLRQEEYAKARATLDAFLAAYPKSSMGPQARYWMARSRELEGAKADTLGPAYEAVITSAPASFYALMANERLKALSLKTPAHFPQPPQVLKLPRPPELELAVELTRAGLFRDAADEVEAHAARLRSADQALPFAHALLGLGEYGHAYAVAARHLWGRAFGARAPEALAPFYPRAFATAVEGAATQHQVDPYLVWAIMRRESAFRPEVMSIADARGLMQIIPKTANAIAEKLTEPVPAPADLFSPERNIRYGAWYLSRLMDRFGHPVLAAAAYNAGPGSAAKWVQERGSLPLDLFVETIPFKETRGYVKQVVADLFLYHSFYGDGTGALKLPLQVPAPSKEGVSF; translated from the coding sequence ATGAGTTGGAGTGGGTGGGTTGCGGGGGTGGTTGCGGGGATGTCGCTGGGACAATCCCCCACGGCGCTGGAGGCCGTCCGCCTCCACAAGCCGGATGCGGCCGCCCTGGCGCGCGCGGAGCTGACGGCCTGCGCCGCGAAGAAGTGCGACGACGCGGGGCGGCTGGCGCTGCTCGCGGGGACGCTCGCCCTCTCTGACGGCCAGGCCGGCGAGGCAAGGGAGCTGCTGGCTGCCTGGCCCGCCCCTCCACTGCTGGCGCCGTACCACGCCTTCTACCTGGGCCAAGCCCGCTTCTACGCCGGGGACGCCGCGGGCGCGGCGGACGACTTCGCGCGAGTACTGGAATCCAAGGCACCCGTGGAACTCGCGGCCCGCGCCCGTGCGCGCCTGGGTGAGTCACTGCTCAAGGCAGGCAAGCCCCAGGACGCGGCCCAGGTGCTGGAGGCCGCGGCCAAGGCGTCGCCCACCGTGGAGCTGCTCTATCAGCGTGCCTTGGCGCGCGGCGGCTCCGGAAACCGCGCCGGACAACGCGCCGACATGATGACGGTGGCGTTGCGCTTCCCCACCCACCCCTACGGCGACGAGGCCATGGCGTGGCTGACGGAGGGCAGCACGCCCCCCGTGAAGCTGGGCTACACCGAGCGCACCACGCGCGCGGACCGCTTCCTGGACGCGGGCGCGACGAAGCGCGGACTCGACGAGCTCGCGACGCTGGACCAGGAGAAGCTCGACAAGGCGCAGGCGGCCCAAGTGGCACTGCTGCGCGCGAAGGCCTGGATCGCGCTGGGGCGGACGGAGGATGCGGAGAAGGCGCTCGCGCTGGCGCGCAAGGGGCCCGCCGCCGTGGCCGCGCAGGCAGACCTGCTGGTGGCGCGGCGCGCGCTCCGGTCCGACGACAACGCCAAGGCCCGAACGCTGATGGCGGCCCTGGACAAGAAGTACCCCTCGCAGCCCGCGGGTGATGAAGGCGCCTTCTTCGCGGGATGGTTGGATTTGCAGGCCGGGCGCTTCGCGGACGCGGTGCAGGCCTTCACGGCTTTCGAAACGCGTTATCCGCGCTCACGTCGGCGCGACGAGGGCATGTGGTTCCGCGCGCTGGCCCACCTCCGTCAGGAGGAGTACGCGAAGGCGCGCGCCACGCTGGATGCGTTCCTGGCCGCCTATCCCAAGAGCAGCATGGGGCCGCAGGCGCGCTACTGGATGGCGCGCAGCCGCGAGCTGGAAGGGGCGAAGGCAGACACGCTGGGCCCCGCGTATGAGGCCGTCATCACCTCGGCGCCCGCGTCCTTCTATGCGCTGATGGCCAACGAGCGGCTCAAGGCGCTGAGCCTGAAGACGCCCGCGCACTTCCCTCAGCCGCCGCAGGTGCTGAAGCTGCCCCGCCCTCCCGAGCTGGAGCTGGCGGTGGAGCTGACGCGCGCGGGGCTGTTCCGTGACGCGGCGGACGAGGTCGAAGCCCACGCGGCGCGGCTGCGCTCGGCGGACCAGGCCCTGCCCTTCGCGCACGCGCTGCTGGGACTGGGCGAGTACGGCCACGCCTACGCGGTGGCGGCGCGCCACCTCTGGGGACGGGCCTTCGGCGCGCGCGCTCCGGAGGCCCTGGCGCCCTTCTATCCTCGCGCCTTCGCCACCGCGGTGGAGGGCGCGGCGACGCAGCACCAGGTGGACCCCTACCTGGTGTGGGCCATCATGCGGCGGGAGAGCGCCTTCCGGCCGGAGGTGATGAGCATCGCCGATGCGCGAGGGCTGATGCAGATCATCCCCAAGACGGCGAACGCCATCGCGGAGAAGCTGACGGAGCCCGTCCCCGCGCCCGCGGACCTCTTCTCCCCCGAGCGGAACATCCGCTATGGCGCCTGGTATCTGTCCCGGCTGATGGATCGCTTTGGACACCCGGTGCTCGCGGCGGCCGCGTACAACGCGGGCCCAGGCTCGGCGGCGAAGTGGGTCCAGGAGCGAGGCTCACTGCCACTGGACCTCTTCGTGGAGACCATCCCCTTCAAGGAGACGCGCGGCTACGTAAAGCAGGTAGTGGCGGACCTGTTCCTCTACCACTCCTTCTACGGCGACGGCACGGGGGCGCTGAAGCTGCCGCTGCAGGTGCCCGCGCCGTCGAAGGAAGGCGTCAGCTTCTAG